CGGCAACTGCATTGTCCTTGACGATGGGGACACCTGCACCTGTCCGCAGACGATTTCTTTCTCGGTCTGCTGTAAGTGGTTCCGCTGGGCGGTCTTGCCGCTGGACGGGACGCTGGAAGCGGAGATTTTCCGGGATAAGGACTTGAAACGCTGTGAGGTCTGCGGCGGTGTGTTCGTCCCCAAATCCAACCGGGCAAAATACTGCCCCGGCTGTGCCGCCAGAGTTCACAGGCGGCAGAAAACAGAAAGTGAACGGAAAAGGA
This genomic window from Roseburia sp. 831b contains:
- a CDS encoding cysteine-rich VLP domain-containing protein, coding for MRDNPYKDLPPLERRPDGSLYRMTPAQRKQAASLIRRECCCCEDGNCIVLDDGDTCTCPQTISFSVCCKWFRWAVLPLDGTLEAEIFRDKDLKRCEVCGGVFVPKSNRAKYCPGCAARVHRRQKTESERKRRSAVDS